In a single window of the Amia ocellicauda isolate fAmiCal2 chromosome 20, fAmiCal2.hap1, whole genome shotgun sequence genome:
- the ch25h gene encoding cholesterol 25-hydroxylase-like protein, which translates to MQVFLVLQHSWDMIRAQEAYLKSPFFPVLFSFFVYLGFCLPYMILDMLSWKVDFLTKYKIQPKSQITWAMLRTCIVLTVYNHIVFIFPLTVLNWYWRPVSYPLEAPGILRLILDIIACLLLFDFQYFVWHLIHHKVPWLYKTFHKVHHKYTLTFALATEHSGAWETLSLGFFAAINPVLLNCHPLTEMLFFIVNIWLSVEDHCGYDFPWSPHRLVPFGLFGGAPHHDIHHLKFKSNYAPYFTHWDKLFGTFLQANIKTAILTHF; encoded by the coding sequence ATGCAGGTCTTTTTGGTATTGCAGCACAGCTGGGACATGATCCGAGCCCAAGAAGCCTACCTAAAGTCTCCATTCTTCCCAGTGCTCTTTTCATTCTTCGTGTACCTGGGGTTTTGCCTGCCCTACATGATACTGGACATGCTTTCATGGAAAGTGGATTTTTTGACAAAGTACAAGATACAACCAAAGAGCCAAATCACATGGGCAATGTTAAGGACTTGCATTGTGCTGACTGTATATAACCACATTGTGTTCATTTTTCCACTCACTGTTTTAAACTGGTACTGGAGACCAGTCAGCTATCCGCTGGAGGCACCGGGGATTCTCAGACTGATACTGGATATTATCGCCTGCCTGCTGCTATTTGATTTCCAGTATTTCGTCTGGCACTTGATTCATCACAAGGTCCCCTGGCTTTACAAAACCTTCCATAAGGTTCATCACAAGTACACCTTGACGTTTGCACTGGCTACTGAGCATTCAGGCGCCTGGGAGACGCTCTCCTTGGGATTCTTTGCTGCAATTAATCCTGTATTGCTGAACTGCCATCCTCTGACTGAGATGCTCTTCTTCATTGTGAACATCTGGCTGTCCGTGGAGGACCACTGTGGCTATGACTTCCCATGGTCACCTCACAGGCTGGTGCCGTTTGGACTGTTTGGAGGTGCTCCTCATCACGATATCCATCACCTGAAGTTCAAATCAAACTATGCACCTTACTTTACCCACTGGGACAAGCTGTTTGGCACCTTTCTTCAAGCCAATATAAAAACAGCCATATTAACCCATTTCTGA